The Coprobacillus cateniformis DNA window TTCTAAAAAAAGTCTTTATAATATATTTTATAAGGAGGAGTACTTATGTATATTCAGGAAATATCTCAAAAACTTCAATTATCTAAAAAAGCAATTAATCTTTATGAAGAGAAAGGACTTATTCAACCACAAAAAGACGATCATGGTTATCGTATTTATTTAGAGAAAGAAAAACAAACATTATTAAAAATAAAACAATTAAGACGGTTAGGATTTCATTTAGAAGAAATTAAAAAAGTACTATTGGAGAAACAATATCATATTTTTGATCAGAAAAAAACTGAATATCAAGAAAAACTTTTCCAGATTAATACTTCAATTCAATATATTGATGATATTAAAGAAACTTTAATGAATGAAAATGATATCAA harbors:
- a CDS encoding MerR family transcriptional regulator yields the protein MYIQEISQKLQLSKKAINLYEEKGLIQPQKDDHGYRIYLEKEKQTLLKIKQLRRLGFHLEEIKKVLLEKQYHIFDQKKTEYQEKLFQINTSIQYIDDIKETLMNENDINEISQEIDQTYHLEVSFNQENTEINFDKLCIYLFTLAWVFAPKVEVNFLCEFLSYTFYISAFLIYASSRVRLFLFKIVRFFEK